The following are encoded together in the Candidatus Abawacabacteria bacterium genome:
- the ftsA gene encoding cell division protein FtsA → MAKERVITAIDIGSTRIRVIVGLVGAGETRVPQVVGVGDAPSHGIRKGQIIDIEETINSIAQAVSDAERMAGSPVDHAIVNLGGVGMNMITSRGFISIGRQDGEIHAEDIHRVLEAAQAVSIPQTQKIIKVIPRAFTVDDQVGIKDPVGMTGIRLEVDALIMTAPQAAMRNIMKCIHQAGIDVDDFVPSMLASSEAVLSRREKELGVAVVDIGGGSVNIAVFEEGALLHTAVLPVGAGHVTNDIAIGLRTSVDTAEKVKIEYGTCLAGEVRSNEIIDLALLSHVDTQQVSRQLLAEIIQARMEEIFDLVGKEFRKINRDGLLPAGVVLTGGGVKVPGCVEIAKQMLNLPVQVGYPVEVEGVVDNIDDPAFATVIGLLLWGMHNEPQVKLHKSTVLTAVKDWFRSFIG, encoded by the coding sequence ATGGCAAAAGAGCGTGTTATTACCGCCATTGATATTGGCAGCACGAGAATCCGTGTCATTGTCGGTTTAGTTGGTGCTGGAGAAACCAGAGTGCCCCAAGTCGTTGGGGTTGGTGATGCTCCTAGTCATGGTATTAGGAAAGGCCAAATTATTGATATTGAAGAAACGATTAATTCTATCGCTCAAGCGGTAAGTGATGCTGAGCGTATGGCTGGATCTCCTGTCGATCATGCTATTGTTAATTTGGGTGGGGTAGGAATGAATATGATTACTAGTCGAGGATTTATTTCTATTGGTAGACAAGATGGCGAGATTCATGCAGAAGATATTCATCGAGTATTAGAGGCTGCTCAAGCGGTTTCTATTCCTCAAACGCAGAAAATTATTAAAGTAATTCCGCGTGCTTTTACTGTGGATGATCAGGTGGGTATTAAAGATCCTGTAGGTATGACTGGTATTCGACTTGAAGTGGATGCTTTGATTATGACGGCCCCTCAGGCTGCGATGCGTAATATTATGAAATGTATTCATCAGGCAGGTATTGATGTTGATGATTTTGTGCCCTCTATGTTGGCATCTTCAGAAGCTGTTCTTTCTCGGCGTGAGAAAGAGTTGGGCGTGGCTGTAGTAGATATTGGGGGCGGATCGGTGAATATTGCTGTTTTTGAAGAAGGTGCTTTATTGCATACAGCAGTATTGCCAGTCGGTGCTGGACATGTGACCAATGACATTGCTATTGGTTTGCGTACTTCAGTTGATACTGCTGAAAAAGTGAAAATCGAGTATGGTACTTGCTTGGCTGGTGAAGTGCGTAGTAATGAGATAATTGATTTGGCTCTTTTGAGTCATGTGGATACCCAGCAAGTTTCTCGCCAACTTTTAGCAGAAATTATTCAGGCCAGAATGGAGGAAATTTTTGATTTAGTAGGGAAAGAGTTTCGTAAAATTAATCGTGATGGCTTATTGCCAGCTGGTGTGGTACTGACTGGAGGAGGTGTGAAGGTTCCTGGTTGTGTAGAGATTGCGAAGCAAATGTTGAATCTTCCGGTGCAAGTTGGTTATCCAGTGGAAGTTGAGGGGGTAGTAGATAATATTGACGATCCAGCATTTGCTACTGTAATTGGTTTACTGCTTTGGGGCATGCACAATGAACCGCAAGTGAAGCTACACAAAAGCACAGTGCTTACGGCAGTAAAAGATTGGTTTAGAAGCTTTATTGGCTAA
- the ybeY gene encoding rRNA maturation RNase YbeY — MPRSAFEPHVQEVILASWREVSSWFSDQYKSGSLEIYLVSDKKMRILNKQYRDLDKVTDVISLDFGEDPLEGKMGVIYLARGLVKKIADHFGHSVADEIVFLVVHGILHVWGYDHEKKSDEKKMLAATKIVLQNFPQYTPMLATYKPRSLIDY; from the coding sequence GTGCCTCGGTCTGCATTTGAACCTCATGTTCAAGAAGTGATACTCGCTTCTTGGCGTGAGGTTTCTTCGTGGTTTTCTGATCAGTATAAGTCTGGCAGTCTGGAAATATATCTGGTGAGTGATAAAAAGATGAGAATATTAAATAAACAATATAGAGATTTAGATAAGGTGACTGATGTGATTTCTTTGGATTTTGGTGAGGATCCTCTTGAAGGTAAGATGGGTGTTATTTATTTGGCACGTGGGCTAGTGAAAAAAATAGCTGATCATTTTGGTCATTCTGTGGCTGATGAAATTGTCTTTCTTGTCGTGCATGGAATACTGCATGTTTGGGGTTATGACCATGAGAAAAAGAGTGATGAAAAGAAGATGCTGGCAGCGACAAAAATAGTATTACAAAACTTTCCGCAGTATACACCAATGCTTGCTACCTATAAGCCCCGAAGTTTAATTGACTATTGA
- the rpsU gene encoding 30S ribosomal protein S21 produces the protein MTYVLRQNNESVEKMLGRFRRLVMKEGVINRMRARKHHASKPSKRQQKLRAMYRTEKLAEASEQQ, from the coding sequence ATGACGTACGTTTTACGACAAAATAATGAATCGGTAGAAAAAATGCTCGGCCGCTTTCGTCGCTTGGTGATGAAGGAAGGCGTGATTAATCGCATGCGTGCCCGTAAACATCATGCTTCTAAGCCCAGTAAACGCCAACAAAAGCTTCGCGCTATGTATCGGACAGAAAAATTAGCTGAAGCAAGTGAGCAACAGTAA
- a CDS encoding histidine triad nucleotide-binding protein, with protein MDCIFCKIVAKTVPAKVIYEDDLILVFHDIAPSAPTHILFIPKKHIQSLHYIEEGDKELLSHLLLRIKQIAQDVGIAAAGYRVQTNIGRDGGQVVPHLHWHLLGGKKL; from the coding sequence ATGGATTGTATTTTTTGTAAAATTGTGGCCAAAACTGTTCCGGCAAAAGTTATTTATGAAGATGACCTTATATTGGTATTTCATGACATCGCTCCTTCGGCTCCTACTCATATCCTTTTTATCCCCAAAAAGCATATTCAGAGTCTACATTATATTGAGGAAGGCGACAAAGAGCTGTTGAGTCATTTATTGCTAAGAATAAAACAAATTGCTCAAGATGTCGGTATCGCCGCAGCGGGATATCGAGTGCAGACCAATATTGGTCGTGATGGTGGCCAGGTGGTGCCACATTTGCATTGGCATTTGTTGGGGGGAAAAAAGTTATAA
- the dnaE gene encoding DNA polymerase III subunit alpha, with protein MAFVHLHVHSHYSLLDALGSPYAIIGRVKELHMDTIALTDSGVMYGAVDFYQAAKGYNIKAILGAELYVAHRSRFDRSDEERKPYQLVLLAESNQGYENLMQLVTKGQLEGSFEKPLIDWDLLHEFHQGLIALSGDYNGELGQAIIHKSYNEAKKVAEKYQDLFGKNNYFIELNRHGLEVEKNIEQQLLTIAQELTIQLVATNNSHYPTTNDREAHDALICVKNQKLISDPNRPRYDGNYAILSEEEMRALFSDIPQACDITNEIAARCNIEIALGRNLLPPFQCPPGLTVPEYLYELCIEGAKKRYGDPLTEEIIKRIDYELGIINKTGFPSYFLIVWDFIHWAKTHGVAVGPGRGSAAGAMVTYVLGITDIDPLEHDLVFERFLNPERVSPPDIDIDFADDSRERVINYVVEKYGRDCVAQIITFGTMGAKAAIRDVGRVLGCGYKEVDILAKLIPTKPGTKMKDAIEQEPLLKETLEKNLTHKQIWDLALKLEGVVRHASTHASAVVISGEPLVQYSPLQKNTAGKEEGIVTQYAMKPLEALGLLKMDFLGLRNLTVLADTAKIIAAHYHVDLDWQHLDTQDESSYQLLAQGKTTGVFQLESQGMKHYLKELKPTNFEDIIAMISLYRPGPLEAIPDFIAAKNGQKEVTYLDPELEPILKKTYGVIVYQEQVLEIARQFCGFSYGEADILRRAVGKKIKELLMEQRQKFIDKAHARGKAKEVAEKIWDFIEPFARYGFNKSHAACYAMIAYQTAYLKSHYPAAFMAALLSCDRGDTERIVIEIEEAKILGLTIHPPSINNSEVNFMVENENDIRFALGAIKNLGDVPAGHIVTVRKQGGIFTSLQNFLERIDPSMLNRKSLEALIKANAFIDLAPADILMHNLDDLVGHLAKLRKVRDTPADSLFGEIVELNLPPFKLAPLPQPISQQEVLHWEKEALGLYLSAHPLDHLKASLAKETPRLDQINLNFEGKKIKVSGMIMQMKRILTKNGSSMCFIELENPFGKIEGIIFAKAMEACQENCQEDALVTASGTISFRDRRSGGQSDTAKFLIDSLTPLVLKEDKVKKHFHRQEPYTIQVPASITSEQLSDLKQVLSKFPGTIPVQLELVTPLHKSTIIHLPDHIDLSSNFRQTLQAFHAQFSQ; from the coding sequence ATGGCCTTTGTTCATCTTCACGTTCATAGTCACTATAGTCTGCTAGATGCACTGGGATCTCCCTATGCCATCATTGGTCGCGTCAAAGAATTGCATATGGATACTATTGCCCTTACTGATAGTGGTGTAATGTATGGCGCTGTCGATTTTTATCAAGCAGCCAAGGGCTATAATATTAAAGCAATACTAGGTGCAGAACTGTATGTGGCTCATAGATCTCGCTTCGATCGATCTGATGAGGAAAGAAAACCCTATCAGTTAGTGTTGCTTGCAGAAAGCAATCAGGGCTATGAAAATCTCATGCAACTTGTTACTAAGGGCCAATTGGAAGGTTCTTTTGAAAAGCCTTTAATTGACTGGGATCTCTTGCATGAATTTCATCAAGGACTCATTGCTCTCAGCGGTGATTACAATGGCGAGCTAGGCCAAGCGATTATTCATAAAAGCTATAATGAAGCCAAGAAAGTGGCAGAAAAGTATCAGGACCTTTTTGGTAAGAACAACTATTTTATCGAATTAAATCGCCACGGTTTAGAAGTCGAAAAAAATATCGAACAGCAATTATTAACTATTGCCCAAGAATTAACTATTCAATTGGTGGCAACAAATAATTCCCATTACCCAACCACTAATGATCGTGAGGCTCACGATGCTCTCATCTGTGTCAAAAATCAAAAACTCATTAGTGATCCTAATCGGCCTCGCTATGATGGTAATTATGCAATACTCAGTGAAGAGGAGATGCGTGCTCTATTCAGCGACATTCCTCAAGCATGTGACATTACCAATGAGATTGCTGCCCGATGCAATATAGAAATAGCCCTAGGCAGAAATTTATTACCCCCCTTTCAATGTCCGCCAGGTCTAACCGTTCCTGAATATTTATATGAGTTGTGTATTGAAGGTGCTAAAAAAAGATACGGAGACCCCCTGACAGAGGAGATTATTAAGCGCATTGATTACGAATTAGGGATCATCAATAAAACCGGCTTTCCTTCTTATTTCCTCATTGTATGGGACTTTATCCATTGGGCAAAAACCCATGGGGTGGCTGTGGGTCCTGGACGTGGATCAGCTGCAGGAGCGATGGTTACCTATGTTCTTGGCATTACCGACATTGATCCATTAGAACATGATTTAGTATTTGAACGCTTTCTTAACCCAGAACGTGTTTCTCCCCCTGATATTGATATTGACTTTGCTGATGATAGCCGCGAACGAGTAATTAACTATGTGGTTGAAAAGTACGGCCGAGATTGTGTCGCACAGATTATTACCTTTGGTACTATGGGAGCAAAGGCTGCTATTAGAGATGTCGGTCGAGTACTTGGTTGTGGTTACAAAGAAGTGGACATATTAGCAAAACTAATCCCTACCAAACCAGGTACAAAAATGAAAGATGCAATAGAGCAAGAACCCTTACTAAAAGAAACTTTAGAGAAGAATCTAACTCATAAACAAATATGGGATTTGGCCTTAAAACTTGAAGGTGTAGTCAGACATGCTTCAACTCACGCGTCAGCTGTAGTTATTTCTGGAGAACCATTAGTCCAATACTCACCATTGCAAAAGAATACAGCTGGCAAAGAAGAAGGCATAGTTACCCAGTATGCCATGAAACCATTAGAAGCATTAGGATTACTCAAAATGGACTTTTTGGGTTTGAGAAATTTAACCGTTTTAGCTGACACCGCCAAAATTATTGCCGCTCACTATCATGTCGATTTGGACTGGCAACATTTAGACACTCAAGATGAAAGTAGTTATCAGCTCTTAGCTCAAGGGAAAACCACTGGTGTGTTTCAATTAGAATCCCAAGGGATGAAACATTATTTAAAAGAACTTAAACCGACAAATTTCGAGGACATCATCGCTATGATTTCACTTTATCGTCCTGGTCCTTTGGAAGCCATACCTGACTTTATTGCTGCCAAAAATGGCCAAAAAGAAGTAACGTATTTAGATCCAGAACTGGAACCAATACTGAAAAAAACTTATGGCGTTATTGTCTACCAAGAGCAAGTGTTAGAAATTGCTCGCCAATTTTGCGGCTTCAGCTATGGCGAAGCTGATATTTTACGCCGCGCTGTAGGTAAAAAAATCAAAGAGTTGCTAATGGAACAAAGACAAAAGTTCATCGACAAAGCCCACGCACGAGGAAAAGCAAAGGAAGTGGCTGAAAAAATTTGGGATTTCATTGAACCTTTTGCCCGCTACGGTTTCAACAAATCTCATGCCGCTTGTTATGCCATGATTGCTTATCAAACGGCATATTTAAAAAGTCACTATCCAGCAGCCTTCATGGCTGCTTTGCTGAGTTGCGATCGCGGTGATACAGAAAGAATCGTCATTGAAATTGAAGAAGCGAAAATTCTCGGATTAACCATTCACCCACCATCTATCAATAACTCTGAAGTTAATTTTATGGTGGAAAATGAAAACGATATTCGCTTCGCTTTAGGAGCAATCAAAAACCTCGGCGATGTACCTGCTGGACATATTGTTACTGTTCGCAAACAAGGCGGCATATTCACTTCACTACAAAATTTCTTAGAAAGAATAGACCCCAGCATGCTCAATAGAAAAAGCCTCGAAGCTCTGATCAAAGCAAATGCTTTCATTGATTTAGCACCTGCTGATATTCTGATGCACAACTTAGACGATCTAGTAGGCCATTTAGCCAAATTGCGCAAAGTGCGTGACACGCCAGCTGACTCATTATTTGGGGAAATAGTTGAACTAAACCTTCCCCCCTTCAAACTTGCCCCTCTTCCCCAACCGATTTCTCAACAAGAAGTATTGCATTGGGAAAAAGAAGCATTGGGATTATATTTATCTGCACATCCTTTAGATCACTTGAAAGCGTCATTGGCAAAAGAAACGCCACGATTAGATCAAATTAATCTTAATTTTGAAGGTAAAAAAATCAAAGTGAGTGGGATGATCATGCAAATGAAAAGAATTCTGACCAAAAATGGCAGCTCAATGTGTTTTATCGAATTAGAAAATCCTTTTGGTAAAATTGAAGGGATAATCTTCGCAAAAGCGATGGAAGCATGCCAAGAAAATTGTCAGGAAGATGCTCTAGTGACAGCATCAGGCACCATTAGTTTTCGTGATCGTCGCAGTGGAGGCCAAAGTGATACAGCAAAGTTTTTGATTGATAGCCTCACTCCATTAGTCTTAAAAGAAGACAAAGTAAAAAAACACTTCCACCGCCAAGAGCCCTACACTATCCAAGTACCAGCAAGCATTACTAGTGAACAATTAAGCGACCTTAAACAAGTTTTAAGTAAATTCCCCGGTACTATTCCAGTACAATTAGAACTTGTGACACCATTGCATAAATCAACTATTATTCACTTACCTGATCATATTGATTTGAGTTCTAATTTTCGCCAAACATTACAAGCTTTTCATGCGCAGTTCAGCCAATAA
- a CDS encoding rod shape-determining protein MreC, whose protein sequence is MRSSANKNFLKYLIIATGIVLLGIGAHFIPLISQPLKTLGNILIPIERSLYRLKVASGQFWFYLTQDIDGEVIALKSENERLKTTLAEISLLAKENDLLRSQLSIQKKHERSLALAHIIGEKPGSFSRFLVLDIGTNQGLRPGLPVVVNNALVGKIEKVSEHSAEMSLLTDPNSVFYSYLQSTKTKGLIKGTIGLGILHLTQIPKNATITRGDNVFTTGQELENFNDILIGSVTEDISSDQDTYLTLLVRPNVDTQNLDSVFVVLN, encoded by the coding sequence ATGCGCAGTTCAGCCAATAAAAATTTTTTAAAGTACCTTATTATTGCCACGGGAATAGTGCTGCTAGGCATCGGCGCACATTTCATTCCTCTCATTAGTCAACCACTAAAGACCTTAGGCAATATTCTGATCCCGATAGAGCGCTCGCTCTATCGTTTGAAAGTAGCTTCAGGACAATTTTGGTTTTATTTAACTCAGGATATTGATGGTGAAGTGATCGCTCTAAAAAGTGAGAATGAACGACTAAAAACCACCCTTGCAGAGATTAGCCTTTTAGCTAAGGAGAATGATTTATTACGCTCTCAATTGAGCATTCAAAAAAAACACGAAAGGAGCCTTGCTCTGGCCCATATAATTGGCGAGAAGCCAGGTAGCTTTTCTCGTTTCTTGGTTTTGGATATTGGCACCAATCAAGGACTTAGACCAGGATTACCAGTAGTAGTTAATAATGCTTTAGTAGGGAAAATTGAAAAAGTATCCGAACATTCAGCTGAAATGAGTCTACTTACGGATCCTAATAGCGTCTTTTACAGCTATTTGCAAAGTACTAAAACCAAGGGACTAATTAAAGGCACTATCGGCCTTGGTATACTACATCTTACCCAAATCCCCAAAAATGCCACTATTACTAGAGGCGACAATGTCTTTACTACCGGTCAAGAGTTAGAAAATTTCAATGACATTCTGATCGGCTCAGTTACTGAAGATATTAGCAGTGATCAAGATACCTACCTCACTTTATTGGTTCGACCAAATGTCGATACGCAAAATTTAGACAGTGTATTTGTAGTACTTAATTAA
- a CDS encoding YbhB/YbcL family Raf kinase inhibitor-like protein has product MKITSPAFLPGDPIPERYTCDGQNKNPPLVFSDIPSSAQSLSLIMHDPDVPLSLRADGNFDHWILFNIDPTCHAISEGAVSPPGQSGNNTRGQAQYTGPCPPDKEHRYFFTLYALDCRLDLPQGVSRAELEAAQKGHIVAQAFLLGTYQRKIN; this is encoded by the coding sequence ATGAAAATTACCAGTCCCGCCTTTCTCCCTGGTGATCCTATTCCTGAGCGATATACTTGCGATGGACAAAATAAAAACCCGCCATTAGTTTTCTCTGATATTCCTTCATCAGCACAGAGCCTTTCTTTAATCATGCATGATCCTGATGTGCCGCTTTCATTACGTGCTGATGGTAATTTTGATCATTGGATTTTGTTTAATATCGACCCTACTTGTCATGCCATATCCGAAGGAGCTGTCTCTCCACCAGGCCAATCTGGCAATAATACTCGAGGACAAGCACAATACACTGGTCCCTGTCCTCCCGATAAAGAACATCGTTATTTTTTTACCCTATATGCTTTGGATTGCCGATTAGACTTGCCTCAAGGAGTTTCTCGAGCTGAATTGGAAGCTGCTCAAAAGGGACATATTGTCGCGCAGGCATTTTTACTCGGTACCTATCAGCGAAAAATTAATTAA
- the mrdA gene encoding penicillin-binding protein 2 → MNKRWRIFDRYFDDDRPVHSSVPDTDAWQDVLYTPQDKLLPDSSEGFQTSFRILKWIILATVFALLLRLSYLQLVIGSDLYARGEQNYLRVYVTRALRGIIYDRDRKQLVENIPHDNAAVIPADLPQNELERATTFTTLSNILNIPEEEIAQTVEKYRFLYTPITIKSNIDHETKLKVLSTFTNQSSGVLVVEDFSRHYLSASQGLAHALGYLNRINEYEWEKESQMYTIDTTVGKSGIEKVYEKYLRGRNGEKKIVVNAKHTKIDTLFTSEPENGCDLVTALDSDLNQKSYELLQQTIRRTNATGGSIIIMNPQNGQILSLVSLPDFDNNLFADGIKGKVETEKYEQLLKDKNTPFLDRAISGTYPPGSTFKIVTASGILENNIVTAEEKIEAPGFISVPNQFNPTEHFIYKDWKKEGHGQLNIIEAIAASSDTFFYKVTGGFEKFRGLGVNALSDMAKSFGLGKTLGIDLPGEQSGTVPTPDWKNELLHASWVTGDTYNYAIGQGYLLTTPLQVAGYTSLIAANGKLYQPYIVKAITNCANSSEKEPQVIAEKFLQAETIAKVKEGMHAVIYSDKGTAKSLRTLPFEVGGKTGTAQFNNNQNTHAWFTAFAPYENPEVVITVMVEGGGEGGEAAVPIAKELLQWWGNKYR, encoded by the coding sequence ATGAATAAACGATGGCGCATTTTCGATCGCTATTTTGATGACGATAGACCAGTACATTCCTCGGTACCAGACACTGATGCTTGGCAAGATGTTCTCTACACTCCACAGGACAAACTACTACCCGATAGCAGTGAAGGCTTCCAAACATCATTTCGCATCCTAAAATGGATTATCCTAGCTACCGTATTCGCCCTACTACTACGTTTAAGTTACCTGCAATTAGTTATTGGTTCAGACCTTTATGCTCGAGGGGAACAAAATTACCTTCGTGTCTACGTAACTAGAGCTTTGCGTGGCATTATTTATGATCGGGATCGTAAACAATTGGTAGAAAATATTCCTCATGACAACGCTGCGGTTATTCCTGCTGATTTACCTCAAAACGAACTAGAACGTGCTACAACTTTTACTACCTTAAGTAACATTCTCAATATTCCTGAGGAGGAAATCGCTCAAACAGTAGAAAAGTATCGTTTTTTGTACACACCAATTACTATTAAAAGTAATATTGATCATGAAACTAAATTAAAAGTACTCAGCACATTCACCAATCAAAGCTCAGGGGTATTAGTAGTTGAGGATTTTTCTCGACATTACCTCAGCGCTAGTCAGGGCTTAGCCCATGCTTTGGGCTATCTAAACCGCATCAATGAGTATGAATGGGAAAAAGAATCACAGATGTATACGATTGATACTACGGTAGGGAAAAGTGGCATCGAAAAAGTTTACGAAAAGTATTTACGCGGCAGAAATGGCGAGAAGAAAATTGTCGTTAATGCCAAACACACAAAAATAGACACATTATTTACCTCAGAGCCAGAAAATGGCTGTGATCTGGTCACAGCTTTAGACAGTGATCTCAATCAAAAAAGTTATGAGTTATTGCAACAAACAATTCGAAGAACCAATGCTACTGGCGGCTCAATCATTATTATGAATCCTCAAAATGGCCAAATACTAAGTTTAGTAAGTCTTCCTGATTTCGATAACAACTTATTTGCTGATGGCATCAAAGGAAAGGTGGAAACAGAAAAGTACGAACAACTTTTGAAAGATAAAAACACCCCCTTTCTCGATCGCGCAATTAGTGGTACCTATCCACCAGGTTCAACCTTTAAAATAGTAACTGCTAGCGGCATACTAGAAAATAATATTGTTACCGCCGAAGAAAAAATAGAGGCTCCCGGCTTCATCAGCGTGCCCAATCAATTTAATCCCACTGAACATTTCATCTATAAAGATTGGAAAAAAGAGGGACATGGACAATTAAATATTATTGAAGCCATTGCTGCATCGAGCGACACCTTCTTTTATAAGGTTACTGGTGGCTTTGAAAAATTTCGTGGTTTAGGGGTAAACGCATTAAGCGATATGGCCAAAAGTTTTGGCTTGGGTAAAACACTTGGTATTGACTTGCCAGGCGAACAATCAGGTACTGTGCCAACACCTGATTGGAAAAATGAGTTATTACATGCATCATGGGTAACTGGTGACACATACAACTATGCTATTGGCCAAGGATATTTACTCACCACCCCTTTGCAAGTAGCTGGATATACCAGTCTAATTGCCGCTAATGGCAAGCTCTATCAACCTTACATTGTCAAAGCAATTACTAATTGTGCCAACAGCTCCGAAAAAGAACCTCAAGTGATCGCAGAAAAATTTCTCCAAGCTGAGACCATCGCAAAAGTAAAAGAAGGTATGCATGCCGTAATCTATAGTGATAAAGGAACGGCAAAAAGTCTCCGCACATTACCTTTTGAAGTAGGAGGGAAAACTGGCACAGCTCAATTCAACAACAATCAAAATACTCATGCCTGGTTTACCGCCTTTGCTCCCTACGAAAATCCAGAAGTAGTAATTACTGTTATGGTAGAAGGCGGAGGTGAAGGTGGTGAAGCAGCCGTGCCTATTGCGAAAGAGCTTTTACAGTGGTGGGGTAATAAGTATAGATAA
- the rny gene encoding ribonuclease Y: MPIQAIATGILGLLLGVLVTFLVLYRVRKTKVSKLEMQAQSILKQAQEEEKKILTEAEIQSKRLLDSLYREEQERKKRLQELEQKQQKREKEVEQKASQLHQAEQTLSTELAKLREQELTLNLKQKDADALLAKISSLSPSEARETLLKKVEQENQEALVQHIEKIVHDAKENAAEQVKNVLAEAMQRYYGESIAESTITTVPLPNDEMKGRIIGREGRNINAFEKLSGVDLIVDDTPGAVILSGFDLIRRYVAKLALERLVADGRIHPTKIEETINKAREDVSKMIKEFGEKVVYELGITGLPSEMIKLLGRLRFRTAYGQNILKHSVEVAKLAGSIATELGANVDIAKRAGLLHDIGKALDQEIDGHHSEIGQEICKKYHVQPAIISAIASHHGQVPFTSIEGIIVYIANILSHERQGAQRESLEQHIQRMTNLEQTALTFTGVEQAFAIQAGKELRVIVNPSEVSDTEAYKLAHDLAKEVEKSSGFTGEIKVNVVRETRIIEYAR, encoded by the coding sequence ATGCCAATTCAAGCTATTGCAACAGGAATTCTTGGCTTACTTTTAGGTGTTCTCGTCACTTTTTTGGTGCTATATCGAGTACGAAAAACTAAAGTATCTAAGTTAGAAATGCAGGCACAATCAATTTTAAAGCAGGCTCAGGAAGAGGAGAAAAAAATTCTTACTGAAGCAGAAATACAAAGTAAAAGGTTACTTGATTCTCTTTACCGAGAAGAGCAAGAACGTAAAAAACGTTTGCAAGAATTAGAACAAAAACAACAAAAAAGAGAGAAAGAAGTGGAGCAGAAGGCCTCACAACTGCACCAAGCAGAACAGACACTCAGTACTGAGCTTGCTAAGCTTCGTGAACAAGAACTAACGCTCAATCTAAAGCAAAAAGACGCAGATGCATTACTGGCCAAGATATCTTCACTATCACCTAGTGAAGCAAGAGAAACTTTACTTAAAAAAGTCGAACAGGAAAACCAAGAAGCCCTAGTCCAACACATTGAAAAAATTGTTCATGATGCCAAAGAAAATGCTGCCGAACAGGTGAAAAATGTATTGGCTGAAGCTATGCAACGCTATTATGGAGAAAGTATAGCTGAATCTACCATTACCACTGTTCCCCTCCCCAATGATGAAATGAAGGGTAGAATTATTGGTAGAGAAGGGAGAAATATTAATGCTTTTGAAAAGTTAAGCGGTGTTGATCTTATCGTCGATGATACGCCAGGAGCGGTAATTCTTTCTGGTTTCGACTTGATCCGTAGATATGTCGCCAAATTAGCTTTAGAAAGACTAGTAGCAGATGGTCGTATTCATCCGACAAAAATTGAAGAGACAATAAATAAAGCCCGTGAAGATGTCAGTAAAATGATTAAGGAATTTGGCGAAAAAGTCGTCTATGAGCTAGGTATCACAGGACTACCCAGCGAAATGATTAAACTTTTGGGGCGTTTACGTTTTCGAACAGCTTATGGTCAAAATATCCTAAAACATTCAGTTGAAGTAGCCAAATTAGCAGGCTCCATCGCTACCGAGTTGGGAGCAAATGTGGACATTGCAAAACGGGCTGGCCTCCTCCACGATATTGGCAAAGCATTAGACCAAGAAATCGATGGTCATCATAGTGAAATTGGTCAGGAAATTTGTAAAAAGTATCATGTTCAACCAGCAATTATTAGCGCTATCGCCTCACATCACGGTCAAGTCCCCTTTACCTCAATTGAAGGTATTATTGTCTATATAGCCAATATTCTCTCGCATGAAAGACAAGGAGCTCAAAGAGAAAGTCTAGAACAGCATATCCAAAGAATGACCAATTTAGAACAAACAGCCCTGACTTTTACTGGGGTAGAACAAGCATTTGCTATTCAAGCTGGCAAAGAATTACGTGTAATCGTAAATCCTAGTGAAGTATCTGATACTGAAGCCTACAAACTAGCCCACGATTTAGCTAAAGAAGTAGAAAAGAGCAGTGGTTTCACTGGTGAAATTAAGGTAAATGTAGTTAGAGAAACCAGAATTATTGAATACGCACGCTAA